One segment of Variovorax sp. V93 DNA contains the following:
- a CDS encoding TetR/AcrR family transcriptional regulator: protein MSKELLVSRSEQKVQTRQRILEGAGRGFRKAGFGGIGVDGLAKEAGLTSGAFYVHFDSKAHAFRESVAQGMAELRGGVLYFQEKHGRAWWPEFVRFYLGAKRTCDLSESCTLQTMPAEVARSDEASRTTFETALRDVAQAIIDGPASPGAPRDVGAACAALSSLAGAVTLARAVGSGAFADQIAAGTEHALLGAPSGKISVKKAA, encoded by the coding sequence ATGTCGAAGGAGCTTCTTGTGTCAAGGTCCGAGCAGAAGGTGCAGACGCGGCAACGCATCCTGGAGGGCGCAGGTCGCGGGTTCCGCAAGGCTGGATTCGGCGGGATCGGGGTGGACGGCCTGGCGAAGGAAGCAGGCCTGACATCGGGTGCCTTTTACGTGCATTTCGACTCAAAGGCCCACGCATTCCGGGAATCGGTCGCACAGGGCATGGCCGAGTTGCGGGGTGGCGTGCTGTACTTCCAAGAAAAGCACGGACGCGCTTGGTGGCCGGAGTTTGTGCGCTTCTACCTCGGTGCCAAGCGCACGTGCGACTTGTCAGAGAGTTGCACGCTGCAGACGATGCCGGCGGAAGTGGCGCGATCGGACGAAGCCTCCCGTACAACGTTTGAGACGGCATTGCGCGACGTTGCACAGGCGATCATCGATGGTCCCGCCTCACCAGGTGCGCCACGGGACGTGGGAGCCGCTTGCGCCGCCCTCTCTTCGCTTGCGGGCGCTGTCACGCTCGCACGTGCTGTCGGGAGCGGCGCCTTCGCGGACCAGATCGCTGCAGGGACGGAACACGCATTGCTCGGTGCGCCAAGCGGAAAGATTTCGGTCAAGAAAGCCGCTTGA